Proteins found in one Streptomyces sp. CB09001 genomic segment:
- a CDS encoding ATP-dependent DNA helicase, translating into MTKPSLPELLHAAVTAVGGTERPGQVAMAEAVEEAIDGGSHLLVQAGTGTGKSLGYLVPALAHGERVVVATATLALQRQLVERDLPRTVDALHPQLRRRPEFAMLKGRSNYLCLHRLHEGVPQDEEEGLFDQFEAAAPTSKLGQDLLRMRDWADETETGDRDDLTPGVSDRAWAQVSVSSRECLGASKCAYGAECFAETARERAKLAEVVVTNHALLAIDAIEGAPVLPQHEVLIVDEAHELVSRVTGVATGELTPGQVNRAVRRAAKLANEKAADQLQTAAEGFERLMELALPGRLEEIPEDLGYALMALRDACRTVISAIGTTRDKSVQDEDAVRKQALASVESVHDVAERITNGSEWDVVWYERHDRFGASLRVAPMSVSGLLREKLFTDRSVVLTSATLKLGGDFNGVGASLGLAPEGTEGDDVPQWKGVDVGSPFDYRKQGILYVAKHLARPARDGDRGDMLDELTDLIQAAGGRTLGLFSSMRAAQLAAEELRSRIPEYPILLQGEETLGELIKNFAADPRTCLFGTLSLWQGVDVPGPSCQLVVMDKIPFPRPDDPLMSARQKAVEEAGGNGFMAVAATHAALLMAQGAGRLVRASGDRGVVAVLDQRLATARYGSYLKASLPDFWFTTDRNQVRKSLAAIDAKARQTEGAGQAEGD; encoded by the coding sequence ATGACGAAGCCCTCACTCCCCGAACTCCTGCACGCCGCCGTCACCGCGGTCGGCGGCACGGAGCGTCCCGGCCAGGTGGCCATGGCCGAAGCCGTCGAGGAAGCCATCGACGGCGGCTCCCATCTGCTGGTCCAGGCCGGCACCGGCACCGGAAAGTCGCTGGGGTACCTGGTGCCCGCGCTGGCGCACGGGGAGCGAGTGGTCGTGGCCACGGCGACCCTGGCCCTGCAGCGTCAGCTGGTCGAGCGGGACCTGCCCCGCACGGTCGACGCACTCCACCCCCAGCTGCGCCGCCGCCCGGAGTTCGCGATGCTCAAGGGCCGGTCGAACTACCTGTGCCTGCACCGGCTGCACGAGGGCGTGCCGCAGGACGAGGAGGAGGGCCTCTTCGACCAGTTCGAGGCCGCCGCCCCCACCAGCAAACTGGGCCAGGACCTGCTGCGGATGCGCGACTGGGCGGACGAGACCGAGACCGGCGACCGCGACGACCTCACGCCGGGCGTCTCCGACCGCGCCTGGGCGCAGGTGTCCGTGTCCTCCCGGGAGTGCCTGGGCGCCTCGAAGTGCGCCTACGGCGCCGAGTGCTTCGCCGAGACGGCCCGTGAGCGGGCCAAGCTCGCCGAGGTCGTCGTCACCAACCACGCGCTGCTCGCGATCGACGCCATCGAGGGCGCGCCCGTCCTGCCGCAGCACGAGGTGCTGATCGTCGACGAGGCGCACGAGCTGGTCTCCCGGGTCACCGGGGTCGCCACCGGCGAGCTGACCCCCGGCCAGGTCAACCGTGCGGTACGGCGTGCCGCGAAGCTGGCGAACGAGAAGGCCGCCGACCAGCTCCAGACGGCCGCGGAGGGGTTCGAGCGGCTGATGGAACTGGCGCTGCCGGGCCGTCTCGAGGAGATCCCGGAGGACCTCGGCTACGCCCTGATGGCCTTGCGGGACGCCTGCCGCACGGTCATCTCGGCGATCGGGACCACCCGCGACAAGTCCGTGCAGGACGAGGACGCGGTCCGCAAGCAGGCGCTGGCCTCCGTGGAATCCGTGCACGACGTGGCGGAGCGGATCACGAACGGCTCCGAGTGGGACGTCGTCTGGTACGAGCGCCACGACCGGTTCGGGGCCTCGCTGCGGGTTGCTCCGATGTCCGTCTCCGGGCTGCTGCGGGAGAAGCTCTTCACCGACCGCTCGGTGGTCCTGACCTCCGCGACCCTGAAGCTGGGCGGCGACTTCAACGGCGTCGGGGCATCCCTCGGCCTCGCCCCCGAGGGCACCGAGGGCGACGACGTGCCCCAGTGGAAGGGCGTCGACGTCGGCTCGCCCTTCGACTACCGCAAGCAGGGCATCCTCTACGTCGCCAAGCACCTGGCCCGCCCCGCCCGGGACGGCGACCGCGGCGACATGCTCGACGAGCTGACCGACCTGATCCAGGCGGCGGGCGGCCGCACACTGGGGCTGTTCTCCTCGATGCGCGCGGCCCAGCTGGCCGCCGAGGAGCTGCGCTCGCGGATCCCGGAGTACCCGATCCTGCTCCAGGGCGAGGAGACCCTCGGCGAGCTGATCAAGAACTTCGCGGCCGACCCGCGGACCTGCCTCTTCGGCACCCTGTCCCTGTGGCAGGGCGTCGATGTGCCCGGGCCCAGCTGCCAGCTGGTCGTCATGGACAAGATCCCGTTCCCGCGTCCGGACGACCCTTTGATGAGCGCCCGCCAGAAGGCGGTGGAGGAGGCCGGGGGCAACGGCTTCATGGCGGTCGCCGCCACCCACGCCGCGCTGCTCATGGCCCAGGGCGCGGGCAGGCTGGTCCGCGCGTCGGGCGACCGTGGGGTGGTCGCCGTACTGGACCAGCGGCTGGCGACGGCCCGCTACGGCAGCTACCTGAAGGCGTCCCTGCCCGACTTCTGGTTCACCACGGACCGCAACCAGGTCCGCAAGTCGCTCGCCGCGATCGACGCCAAGGCCAGGCAGACCGAGGGCGCCGGGCAGGCCGAGGGCGACTGA
- the lexA gene encoding transcriptional repressor LexA, whose product MTTTADSATITAQERPQGRPEPVHAMSDAANPEGHKRSLPGRPPGIRADSSGLTDRQRRVIEVIRDSVQRRGYPPSMREIGQAVGLSSTSSVAHQLMALERKGFLRRDPHRPRAYEVRGSDQAASVQPTDTAGKPAASYVPLVGRIAAGGPILAEESVEDVFPLPRQLVGDGELFVLKVVGDSMIEAAICDGDWVTVRRQPVAENGDIVAAMLDGEATVKRFKREDGHVWLLPHNSAYEPIPGDDATILGKVVAVLRRV is encoded by the coding sequence GTGACCACCACCGCCGACAGTGCCACCATCACTGCCCAGGAACGCCCCCAGGGCCGACCTGAGCCGGTGCACGCGATGAGCGACGCCGCGAATCCCGAGGGGCACAAGCGCTCCCTGCCAGGACGACCTCCCGGCATCCGGGCGGACAGCTCGGGGCTCACCGACCGCCAGCGCCGGGTGATCGAGGTCATCCGCGACTCCGTGCAGCGGCGCGGGTACCCGCCGTCGATGCGGGAGATCGGCCAGGCCGTCGGCCTCTCCAGCACGTCGTCGGTGGCGCACCAGCTGATGGCACTGGAGCGCAAGGGCTTCCTGCGCCGGGACCCGCACCGCCCGCGCGCCTACGAGGTGCGCGGCTCCGACCAGGCCGCCTCGGTGCAGCCCACGGACACCGCCGGAAAGCCGGCCGCCTCGTACGTCCCGCTGGTCGGCCGTATCGCCGCCGGTGGCCCGATCCTGGCCGAGGAGTCCGTCGAGGACGTCTTCCCGCTCCCCCGGCAGCTGGTCGGCGACGGCGAGCTGTTCGTCCTGAAGGTCGTCGGCGACTCGATGATCGAGGCCGCGATCTGCGACGGCGACTGGGTCACGGTCCGCCGCCAGCCGGTCGCGGAGAACGGCGACATCGTGGCCGCGATGCTCGACGGCGAGGCCACCGTCAAGCGCTTCAAGCGCGAGGACGGCCACGTCTGGCTCCTCCCGCACAACTCGGCGTACGAGCCGATTCCCGGTGACGACGCGACCATCCTCGGCAAGGTGGTGGCCGTACTGCGTCGCGTCTGA
- the nrdR gene encoding transcriptional regulator NrdR, translating into MHCPFCRHPDSRVVDSRTTDDGTSIRRRRQCPDCSRRFTTVETCSLMVVKRSGVTEPFSRTKVINGVRKACQGRPVTEDALAQLGQRVEEAVRATGSAELTTHDVGLAILGPLQELDLVAYLRFASVYRAFGSLEDFEAAIAELRETTGPPGEDDDAGAGSQENDRGPTGAGQVPEPAGAAD; encoded by the coding sequence ATGCACTGCCCCTTCTGCAGGCACCCCGACAGCCGTGTCGTCGACAGCCGTACGACCGACGACGGCACGTCGATCCGCAGGCGCCGCCAGTGCCCTGACTGCTCCCGTCGGTTCACGACCGTGGAGACGTGTTCGCTCATGGTGGTGAAGCGGTCCGGGGTCACCGAACCGTTCAGCCGCACCAAGGTGATCAACGGTGTGCGCAAGGCCTGTCAGGGCCGGCCCGTCACCGAGGACGCGCTCGCCCAGCTCGGCCAGCGGGTCGAGGAGGCGGTGCGGGCCACCGGAAGCGCCGAGCTGACCACCCACGACGTGGGGCTGGCCATCCTCGGACCGTTGCAGGAGCTCGACCTCGTCGCCTATCTGCGATTCGCCTCCGTCTACCGGGCGTTCGGCTCGCTCGAGGACTTCGAGGCCGCGATCGCGGAACTGAGGGAGACGACGGGGCCCCCCGGCGAAGACGACGACGCAGGCGCGGGGAGCCAGGAGAACGACCGCGGGCCCACGGGGGCAGGACAGGTCCCCGAGCCCGCAGGCGCCGCCGACTGA